A region of Nostoc sp. 'Peltigera membranacea cyanobiont' N6 DNA encodes the following proteins:
- a CDS encoding ion channel — translation MKFRLKRLSPKKRQRPIPPIQIKVRDGKFEIMGMGVWHSYWRDPYHLLLTIPWIGFLLLICTFYLTINALFALAYLIGGDCIANARPGSFLDVFFFSVQTLASIGYGAMYPKTTYANIIVTIEAMIGLMGIAVMTGLAFARFSRPTARVVFSRVAVITPHDGMPTLIFRSANKRRNIILEAQMRVYLMRDEITLEGQFMRRFHDLKLLTNQTPSFTLSWSVMHVIDEFSPLYGMTPESLTQTNTILIVSLSGLDETVAQLVHARHTYGANDILWNNQFADIFHHTPDGHRYIDYNRFHDVLPLDEKS, via the coding sequence ATGAAATTTCGACTGAAGAGACTTTCACCGAAGAAACGACAGCGCCCGATCCCACCTATTCAGATTAAAGTTCGAGATGGAAAATTTGAGATTATGGGTATGGGTGTATGGCATTCCTACTGGCGCGATCCCTACCATTTGCTGTTAACGATTCCCTGGATTGGCTTTCTGCTCCTGATTTGTACTTTCTATCTAACTATTAATGCTCTATTTGCCCTAGCTTACTTGATCGGAGGAGATTGTATTGCCAACGCCCGACCTGGCTCTTTTTTAGATGTCTTTTTCTTTAGCGTGCAAACCCTAGCATCCATCGGCTATGGGGCAATGTATCCTAAAACAACTTACGCCAACATTATTGTCACCATTGAAGCAATGATCGGTTTGATGGGAATTGCTGTGATGACAGGACTAGCGTTTGCTCGATTCTCCCGACCCACAGCCCGTGTGGTTTTTAGCCGTGTTGCAGTAATTACACCTCATGATGGGATGCCGACTCTCATATTTCGCAGCGCTAATAAGCGTCGCAATATAATTCTGGAGGCGCAGATGCGAGTCTACTTAATGCGCGACGAAATAACCCTAGAAGGGCAGTTCATGCGTCGGTTCCACGATCTCAAACTGCTAACGAACCAAACACCTAGCTTCACGTTAAGCTGGTCAGTGATGCATGTCATTGATGAGTTTAGTCCTCTATATGGGATGACACCAGAATCTTTAACCCAGACAAATACTATTCTGATCGTCTCTTTGAGCGGCCTTGATGAAACGGTTGCACAGCTCGTCCATGCCCGTCATACTTATGGTGCTAATGATATTTTATGGAACAATCAATTTGCCGATATCTTCCACCACACACCCGATGGACATCGATACATTGATTACAACCGCTTCCACGATGTTTTACCTTTAGATGAAAAGAGTTGA
- a CDS encoding alpha/beta hydrolase, protein MKKFLRYLGLGLLSTFLTATPGLGAERISFYYPPFGEFSLSVDSLETFAKVGKIDRDFSFYASRATPEQLAQLRDLLQQRFNVSPTLVSQVTYSPTGEQLVQQLGKLLLTESRKNGFYAIRASLILAAADDKEGLTVVNLLRKFPSNTIRVNFTEGLRIVDDLSQLIKKKDEVFASLQKEAIAEAANSTVDFSKQADLRSPGKFRWQKKSLDLNDISRNRRLPVDIYLPTTQNSEPTDKNSLSPPFPLIVISHGLASDRSTFVYLAEHLASYGFAVAVLEHPGSNAQRIQQYFAGLAGPPDGTEFINRPIDVKYLLNELERRDKTDPTLQGKLNFQQIGAIGQSFGGYTVLALAGAKINFEQLRQDCNPNNSSFNLSLVLQCQATELSATNYELQDDRIKVIMAINPIDSSILGEAGVSQIKIPIMLVAGSQDIFAPPVFEQIRPFTWLSDPNKYLALIENATHFSAIAEPTSENDVLPVPPALLGPDRAPVYSYLNALSVAFMETHLLNRSEYRSYLQPSYAKFISKEPLNLSLLQSLSVAQFNQIWSESIPQSVKLPNPQLTPTPR, encoded by the coding sequence ATGAAAAAATTTTTGAGATACCTGGGTTTAGGTTTGCTATCTACGTTTTTGACTGCTACTCCCGGATTGGGAGCTGAACGCATTAGTTTTTATTACCCTCCCTTCGGCGAATTCTCCTTGTCTGTGGACTCGCTGGAAACTTTTGCCAAAGTTGGCAAAATCGATCGAGATTTTTCATTTTATGCTAGCCGTGCTACCCCCGAACAACTCGCTCAACTGCGGGATCTACTCCAGCAACGGTTTAATGTCTCTCCGACTTTGGTGTCTCAGGTGACTTACTCACCTACAGGCGAGCAGCTGGTGCAACAACTAGGAAAATTACTCCTCACTGAGTCTCGAAAAAATGGCTTCTATGCCATCCGTGCCTCTTTGATTTTGGCTGCTGCTGATGATAAAGAGGGTTTAACGGTTGTGAATTTGCTGCGGAAATTTCCCAGCAATACTATCCGAGTGAATTTTACTGAGGGGTTAAGGATAGTTGATGACTTGTCACAATTGATCAAGAAAAAGGATGAAGTTTTTGCCTCTCTTCAAAAAGAAGCGATCGCCGAAGCGGCCAATTCAACCGTTGACTTCTCAAAACAAGCAGATTTGCGATCGCCAGGAAAATTCCGTTGGCAGAAAAAAAGCCTGGATCTAAATGACATTTCTCGCAATCGCCGTCTACCGGTGGATATCTATTTACCTACAACTCAAAACTCAGAACCAACAGATAAAAATTCTCTGTCTCCTCCCTTTCCTCTGATTGTCATTTCTCATGGCCTCGCCTCAGACCGCTCTACCTTTGTCTACCTGGCTGAACATCTAGCATCCTATGGTTTTGCTGTTGCTGTACTAGAACATCCTGGTAGTAATGCCCAACGCATTCAACAATATTTTGCGGGTTTGGCAGGGCCACCAGATGGAACAGAATTTATCAACCGACCAATAGATGTCAAGTATCTCCTCAATGAACTCGAACGTCGAGATAAAACCGATCCCACCCTCCAAGGAAAACTCAATTTTCAGCAAATTGGGGCGATCGGTCAGTCCTTTGGTGGTTATACTGTTTTGGCTCTCGCAGGGGCAAAGATTAACTTTGAGCAACTGCGCCAAGATTGTAATCCCAATAATTCATCTTTTAATTTGTCGCTTGTTTTGCAGTGTCAAGCAACTGAGTTATCCGCAACGAATTATGAACTCCAAGACGATCGCATTAAGGTAATCATGGCGATTAACCCGATTGATAGCTCTATTTTGGGTGAGGCCGGTGTGAGTCAAATTAAAATACCTATAATGCTGGTAGCAGGTAGTCAAGATATTTTCGCCCCGCCTGTATTCGAGCAAATTCGCCCCTTCACCTGGCTTTCCGATCCCAATAAGTACCTGGCTTTGATTGAAAACGCCACCCACTTTTCAGCGATCGCCGAACCTACTTCTGAAAATGATGTTTTACCTGTGCCACCTGCTTTGCTAGGCCCCGATCGCGCTCCTGTTTATTCCTATCTCAACGCCCTCAGCGTCGCTTTTATGGAAACCCATCTCCTCAACCGCTCGGAATACCGTTCCTATTTGCAGCCATCTTATGCGAAATTTATCAGCAAGGAGCCGCTTAATCTCAGTCTTTTACAGTCGTTATCGGTAGCTCAATTCAATCAAATCTGGAGTGAATCAATTCCCCAGTCAGTCAAACTACCAAATCCTCAACTTACCCCTACTCCACGTTAG
- a CDS encoding SDR family NAD(P)-dependent oxidoreductase — MKIQGKVALITGASRGIGRAIALELAQQGIKRLILIARDRRKLLEVANEIEAMGTETAIVALDLTQTIEVNIAVAQLWRNYGQIHLLVNCAGVAYQSSFLQSKMPQVQEEISVNLLGMYNLTSLIARRMASQRQGTIVNVSSLMGKVAAPTMATYSATKFAILGFTQALRQELAEHNIRVIALLPSLTDTDMVRDLKLFRWVIPMTPQQVAKALVTGMQNDSPEILVGWQSHLAVLCQRLAPWLLELILRIATPPAPSRQRLIEKLIPSRSVS, encoded by the coding sequence ATGAAGATTCAAGGTAAAGTTGCCCTAATTACAGGGGCTTCGCGTGGGATTGGACGAGCGATCGCTCTAGAACTAGCGCAACAAGGCATCAAGCGACTGATATTAATAGCACGCGATCGCCGCAAGTTATTGGAAGTAGCCAACGAAATCGAGGCTATGGGTACAGAAACTGCGATCGTAGCTTTAGATTTGACGCAGACAATAGAAGTGAATATCGCTGTTGCCCAACTGTGGCGCAATTACGGACAGATTCACCTGCTAGTTAATTGTGCGGGAGTCGCATACCAAAGCTCATTTTTGCAATCTAAAATGCCCCAAGTTCAAGAAGAAATCTCTGTGAACTTGTTAGGAATGTACAACCTCACTAGTCTGATCGCTCGACGCATGGCCAGCCAAAGACAAGGGACAATTGTCAATGTATCAAGCCTGATGGGGAAAGTTGCAGCACCAACAATGGCGACATATTCAGCAACCAAGTTTGCCATCTTAGGATTTACCCAAGCCTTGCGCCAGGAACTAGCTGAACACAATATCCGAGTCATTGCATTACTGCCTTCCCTCACAGACACAGACATGGTGCGCGACTTAAAATTATTTCGCTGGGTAATCCCCATGACTCCCCAGCAAGTGGCTAAAGCACTCGTGACTGGAATGCAAAATGATTCGCCAGAAATTTTAGTCGGATGGCAAAGTCATCTAGCAGTGTTGTGTCAACGCCTCGCCCCTTGGTTATTAGAGCTAATTTTGCGAATAGCAACACCGCCAGCACCAAGCAGACAGCGGCTTATTGAAAAACTTATCCCTTCGCGTAGCGTCTCGTAG
- a CDS encoding glycosyl hydrolase family 57: MLSFPTTLAPLPEIIDGLPNISGWETEVLSVVNHDRAVFLPRTNIRLEDVNAVFAIALHMHQPTIPAGNGGTLISNLQYMFEHPNEGDNHNANPFAYCYSRMGDLIPELVNQGCNPRVMLDYSGNLLWGLRQMGRGDVLNSLKRITCDSTYQPYVEWLGTMWGHAVIPSTPIADIKLHIVAWQHHFAAIFGWEALARVKGFSPPEMHLPNHPDALFEFVKALKECGYRWLLVQEHSVETINGQSLTHKHLPHRLIARNSQGETISITALIKTQGSDTKLVAQMQPYYEAKTLSKQQIGSVFVPPIVSQIGDGENGGVMMNEFPSAFKQAWWDMVNNGGGKSGVVGMCGTEYLEFIEAAGCKPEDYPTCQPVGQHQIWERVSPDNNQPEAVENAIQELKQINSNFHLDGASWTNHISWVKGYENVLSPMYQLSSLFHQKFDPLQQTDSAEPITRQSHYRNVLLHNLLLQTSCFRYWGQGSWTDYAREIYQRGESLLQMN; encoded by the coding sequence ATGCTTTCCTTCCCCACAACCTTGGCTCCTTTGCCCGAAATCATTGATGGCTTGCCGAATATTTCTGGTTGGGAAACAGAGGTTCTCTCTGTAGTTAACCACGATCGAGCAGTATTTTTACCAAGAACGAATATTCGCTTAGAAGACGTAAATGCTGTATTTGCGATCGCCTTACACATGCACCAGCCAACTATACCTGCTGGAAATGGCGGAACACTCATCAGCAATTTGCAATACATGTTTGAACATCCCAACGAGGGGGATAACCACAATGCAAATCCGTTTGCATATTGTTACAGCCGGATGGGAGACTTGATCCCCGAACTTGTAAATCAAGGTTGCAATCCCCGTGTAATGTTGGATTACTCAGGTAATCTATTGTGGGGACTGCGACAAATGGGACGCGGTGATGTTCTCAATAGTCTCAAACGAATTACTTGCGACTCAACTTATCAACCTTATGTAGAATGGCTGGGCACAATGTGGGGTCATGCAGTTATTCCTTCTACACCCATAGCAGATATTAAATTGCATATCGTTGCATGGCAACATCACTTTGCGGCAATTTTTGGCTGGGAAGCATTAGCGCGAGTCAAAGGATTTTCACCTCCAGAAATGCACCTCCCCAATCACCCCGACGCTCTCTTTGAATTTGTAAAAGCGCTGAAAGAATGTGGATATCGCTGGTTACTCGTTCAAGAACATTCTGTAGAAACAATTAATGGTCAATCTCTTACCCACAAACATTTACCACATCGTCTAATTGCCCGTAATTCTCAAGGCGAAACAATTAGTATTACAGCCTTAATCAAAACCCAAGGTTCGGATACGAAATTAGTCGCACAAATGCAGCCTTATTATGAAGCCAAAACCTTATCTAAACAACAAATTGGCAGTGTATTTGTACCCCCAATAGTTAGCCAAATTGGAGATGGTGAAAATGGCGGGGTGATGATGAATGAATTCCCAAGTGCTTTTAAACAAGCTTGGTGGGATATGGTAAATAACGGTGGAGGAAAATCTGGTGTTGTTGGGATGTGTGGTACAGAATATTTAGAATTCATCGAAGCTGCGGGATGTAAACCTGAAGATTATCCAACTTGTCAACCAGTGGGACAACATCAGATTTGGGAGAGAGTTTCACCAGACAATAATCAACCGGAAGCTGTAGAGAATGCGATTCAAGAATTGAAGCAAATAAACTCTAATTTTCATCTGGATGGAGCCTCATGGACAAATCATATCAGTTGGGTAAAAGGATATGAAAATGTTTTATCTCCTATGTATCAATTAAGCAGTTTATTCCATCAAAAATTCGATCCATTACAGCAAACTGATTCAGCAGAACCTATCACCAGACAATCTCACTACCGCAACGTTCTTCTACATAATCTTTTGCTGCAAACCAGTTGTTTTCGTTATTGGGGACAAGGTTCTTGGACTGATTACGCACGGGAAATTTACCAACGTGGCGAAAGTTTATTGCAGATGAATTGA
- a CDS encoding DUF2157 domain-containing protein, producing the protein MKIYQEDLDWAVSQGLITAEQANALWNALSVRNSERPQFNFANVTFYFGALIVISAMTWFMTLAWESFGGSGIFLLASIYALCFVLAGSNLWWRQEMKIPGGLLFTIAVSLTPLAIYGLQRTTGFWTQGDPGTYQDFYLWIKGSWFLMELGTIIAGLVAINFVRFPFLTAPIAFSLYFMSMDITPLLFGEKTYNWQLRLLVSLWFGIACIVVAYLVDIRTRRRDGDYSFWLYLFGLLAFWFGLTLMGDSNEFQKFLYCLINLGLMLLSVLLKRKVFIVFGGMGVFGYLGHLAYSVFQNAVLFPFALTVLGISMIYLGTLYQRNSRNIELFLERLLPDTVRRLLPRE; encoded by the coding sequence ATGAAAATTTATCAGGAAGATTTAGATTGGGCGGTTTCCCAAGGCTTAATTACAGCAGAACAAGCCAATGCGTTATGGAATGCACTTTCTGTGCGTAACAGCGAACGTCCGCAATTCAATTTTGCCAATGTCACTTTTTACTTTGGGGCATTAATTGTTATCTCAGCCATGACTTGGTTCATGACATTAGCATGGGAATCATTTGGGGGCAGTGGGATTTTTTTGTTAGCCAGCATTTATGCTTTGTGCTTTGTACTTGCAGGAAGCAACCTCTGGTGGCGACAAGAGATGAAAATTCCTGGAGGTTTGCTATTTACCATTGCAGTTTCCTTGACTCCTTTAGCAATTTACGGACTGCAACGTACAACAGGTTTTTGGACTCAAGGCGACCCTGGTACATATCAAGATTTTTATCTCTGGATTAAAGGCAGTTGGTTTTTGATGGAGTTAGGAACTATCATCGCAGGTTTAGTTGCCATCAACTTTGTACGTTTTCCTTTTTTAACTGCTCCCATCGCCTTTTCGCTATATTTCATGTCTATGGATATCACACCATTATTGTTTGGTGAAAAAACGTACAATTGGCAGCTACGACTATTAGTTTCCCTGTGGTTTGGTATTGCTTGTATTGTTGTCGCTTATCTAGTAGATATCCGCACTCGTAGACGCGATGGAGATTATTCTTTTTGGCTATATTTGTTTGGATTACTTGCCTTTTGGTTTGGTCTTACTTTAATGGGAGACAGTAATGAATTTCAAAAATTTCTCTATTGTTTGATTAATTTAGGGTTAATGTTGCTGTCGGTATTGTTAAAACGAAAAGTTTTTATTGTTTTTGGGGGAATGGGTGTCTTTGGTTATCTAGGACACCTCGCTTACAGCGTCTTTCAGAATGCAGTCTTATTTCCGTTTGCGCTAACAGTTTTGGGAATATCTATGATCTATTTGGGAACTTTATATCAACGCAATAGTAGGAATATTGAGCTTTTTTTAGAACGTTTATTACCAGACACCGTGAGGCGGTTGTTACCCAGAGAGTAA
- a CDS encoding ATP-binding protein, with protein MFAPVCLLESIQKQIFNAFFTTKPIGKGTGMGMAISYQIITEKHGGKLEFFSTSAKGTEFVVQIPIHHQGWEVI; from the coding sequence TTGTTTGCTCCCGTTTGTCTTCTAGAATCGATTCAAAAACAGATTTTCAATGCCTTCTTTACAACAAAACCTATCGGTAAAGGGACAGGAATGGGAATGGCTATCAGCTATCAAATTATTACAGAAAAACATGGCGGCAAGTTAGAATTTTTTTCGACATCGGCAAAAGGAACGGAGTTTGTGGTTCAAATTCCTATTCACCACCAAGGTTGGGAAGTCATCTAA
- a CDS encoding sensor histidine kinase — MSEEFSSQISPPFLSLGSDRELDLDSTLQELPMYNFPVEINHTGMEVASFLEKYPLLPGIILVEQGKFIGMISRRRLLEFLIRPFGQELFVQQPLGVLYSYARIPMLLLADTTAISTAMQLSLKRSPELLAEPIVVETESGAYRLLDVQELNIISWQIRGMDNLVRYERSQAQMIQNDKMANLGRLVDGVAHEILDPVGFIWGNITYVSNYSQDLLKLIAAYEKELPSTSQVINQVKEDIEFDFLEQDLSRSLASIRTGAERLKKLVTSLQNFCHIDELYPKPVDLHACVDSIILLINSRLQGEIEIVKYYGQLPPVYCFMGQLNQVLMNIFSEVVDTLLNEAVRQQLHLEDTKTVQKPRIEITTEVISQEASNPNAPDSRWVLIRIADNGPGMSQELQQQIMESFSLETKNSKNTSLAVSYRIITVKHGGKLNFHSQIGIGTKFEILLPLV; from the coding sequence GTGTCAGAAGAATTCAGTAGCCAAATCTCACCGCCATTTTTGTCTCTTGGTAGCGATCGCGAACTCGATTTAGATTCAACCCTCCAAGAACTACCAATGTATAACTTCCCAGTGGAAATCAATCACACTGGCATGGAAGTGGCTAGTTTTTTAGAAAAATACCCCCTACTACCAGGAATAATTTTGGTAGAACAGGGAAAGTTCATTGGGATGATTTCGCGGCGGCGACTGCTGGAATTTTTGATTCGCCCATTCGGACAAGAGTTATTTGTCCAGCAACCATTAGGCGTTCTCTACAGCTATGCGCGGATACCGATGTTGCTGCTTGCTGATACAACAGCGATTTCAACTGCGATGCAACTTAGTTTAAAGCGATCGCCTGAATTATTAGCCGAACCAATTGTAGTAGAAACAGAATCTGGTGCTTATAGATTGTTAGATGTCCAAGAATTGAATATTATTTCTTGGCAAATTCGAGGAATGGACAATCTGGTGCGGTATGAACGCAGCCAAGCCCAAATGATCCAAAATGATAAAATGGCAAATTTGGGACGTTTGGTAGACGGCGTAGCGCACGAAATTTTAGACCCAGTGGGTTTTATTTGGGGTAACATAACTTATGTTTCAAACTACAGTCAAGATTTACTCAAGCTAATAGCAGCTTATGAAAAAGAGTTACCATCAACTTCCCAGGTAATTAATCAGGTTAAAGAAGATATTGAATTTGATTTTTTAGAACAAGATTTGTCGCGATCGCTTGCTAGTATCCGCACTGGGGCGGAAAGATTAAAAAAGCTTGTCACTAGTTTACAAAACTTCTGTCATATCGATGAGCTTTATCCTAAACCAGTAGATTTACACGCTTGTGTAGATAGTATTATTTTATTAATTAATAGTCGTCTTCAAGGAGAAATTGAAATTGTCAAATACTATGGTCAATTGCCTCCAGTGTATTGCTTTATGGGGCAGTTAAACCAGGTATTGATGAATATTTTCAGTGAAGTTGTAGATACTTTACTCAATGAAGCAGTGCGACAGCAGTTGCATCTAGAAGATACAAAAACTGTTCAAAAACCTCGAATTGAGATTACTACAGAAGTTATTTCACAAGAAGCAAGCAACCCAAATGCACCAGATTCTCGTTGGGTCTTAATTCGCATTGCTGACAATGGCCCTGGAATGTCTCAAGAATTACAACAGCAAATTATGGAGTCTTTTTCTCTGGAAACAAAGAATAGTAAAAATACTAGTTTAGCAGTAAGTTATCGAATTATCACCGTGAAACATGGTGGTAAATTAAATTTCCATTCACAGATTGGTATAGGTACAAAATTTGAAATTTTATTACCTTTAGTTTAA
- a CDS encoding Uma2 family endonuclease: MTSVSNPPSALTPFPDHTQLPDSDGTFVKNWQEHPQSLLLTDSITPLLKQLNPEDQYCIGQDLGIYWRLTDPPEKGAEAPDWFYAPNVPFLLNGQTRRSYVLWQESIAPLIVLEFVSGDGSEERDKTPWKGKFWVYEQVIRPPFYGIYEVNKASIEVYHLIEGQYQILLANERGHYPIVPLGVELGLWQGVYQHVELPWLRWWDLQGNLLLSGDERAEQESQRAEQERQRAEQERQRADRLTAQLRSLGIEPEV, encoded by the coding sequence ATGACCTCTGTAAGCAATCCACCCAGCGCCCTCACTCCTTTCCCCGATCATACCCAGCTTCCTGACTCTGACGGCACATTTGTGAAAAATTGGCAAGAGCATCCCCAAAGTCTTCTACTAACTGACTCTATTACACCCCTCCTCAAGCAATTAAATCCTGAAGATCAATATTGTATTGGCCAGGATTTAGGCATTTACTGGCGGTTGACCGATCCCCCTGAAAAAGGCGCAGAAGCACCAGATTGGTTTTATGCACCAAACGTACCGTTTTTGCTGAATGGGCAAACGCGACGTTCTTATGTATTGTGGCAAGAGTCTATTGCCCCGTTGATTGTCTTAGAATTTGTCTCTGGGGACGGTAGTGAAGAACGAGATAAAACTCCTTGGAAGGGTAAATTTTGGGTTTATGAGCAGGTGATTCGTCCTCCCTTCTACGGCATTTATGAAGTGAATAAAGCCAGTATAGAAGTTTATCATCTGATTGAAGGACAGTATCAGATTTTACTAGCAAATGAACGAGGACATTATCCCATCGTTCCTTTGGGTGTCGAATTAGGCTTATGGCAGGGAGTTTATCAGCATGTGGAATTACCCTGGCTGCGTTGGTGGGATTTACAAGGTAATTTGTTGTTGAGTGGCGATGAAAGAGCCGAACAAGAATCCCAAAGGGCTGAACAGGAACGCCAAAGGGCTGAACAAGAACGCCAAAGAGCCGATCGCTTAACTGCCCAACTGCGATCGCTCGGCATTGAACCAGAAGTCTGA
- a CDS encoding S-layer homology domain-containing protein yields MTNRPPSEPESSQRTTLGFDEFIAILVAFTAIGAILFWSLSRRDSSWNFNGLLSASSTPSPSVQPNPLLPSPATKVKPYVVPNNILPYSAPEAVVEPTTPSLPTNSPAPYRAVLPSVLVIPTQPPQLQTPVSPSAGLEPSITSSALPLVTPAKQKSIIPPPIAFNDVPTNFWGRRFIDVLSSRSILKGFPDYSFRPNQPVNRAEFAAIVQKAFDQEPSKTAIAFQDVPAKFWATPAIDRAISGGFLTGYPKKTFKPQENISRVQVLVALVSGLNLKAPTSPNQILSVYKDAKDIPPYAVSKIAAATTNGLVVNYPNPQILAPNKVASRAEVAAMIHQALVKRGKLEAISSPSIVRLPSERPPEISRTPKVKLSPGGSPQR; encoded by the coding sequence ATGACAAATAGACCTCCTTCCGAACCGGAGTCATCCCAAAGAACTACTCTTGGCTTTGATGAGTTTATAGCCATTCTGGTTGCCTTCACCGCTATCGGAGCGATTCTTTTTTGGTCATTGTCCCGTAGAGATTCTAGCTGGAACTTCAACGGGCTGCTGTCGGCTTCTTCCACTCCATCGCCTAGCGTTCAACCAAATCCACTATTGCCTTCTCCTGCTACCAAGGTAAAACCTTATGTAGTCCCCAATAACATTTTGCCCTATTCTGCACCGGAGGCTGTTGTTGAACCCACTACACCTTCATTACCAACGAACAGCCCCGCCCCTTACCGCGCAGTGTTACCATCTGTTCTGGTAATCCCGACTCAACCTCCACAACTACAGACACCTGTATCCCCTTCAGCAGGACTTGAGCCATCAATTACATCATCAGCATTGCCTTTAGTAACTCCGGCAAAACAAAAATCTATTATTCCACCGCCAATTGCATTTAACGATGTGCCGACTAACTTTTGGGGTCGGCGTTTTATAGACGTTCTTTCTTCTCGTAGTATTCTCAAGGGGTTTCCTGATTATTCTTTTAGACCAAATCAGCCTGTAAACCGTGCTGAATTTGCTGCTATAGTGCAAAAAGCTTTTGACCAAGAACCATCTAAGACTGCGATCGCATTTCAAGATGTACCAGCAAAATTCTGGGCAACTCCAGCAATTGACAGAGCCATCAGTGGCGGATTTCTCACAGGCTACCCGAAAAAAACCTTCAAACCACAAGAAAATATTTCACGAGTGCAAGTTTTGGTTGCCCTTGTTAGTGGGTTAAATTTGAAAGCGCCCACTTCCCCAAATCAGATTTTAAGTGTCTATAAAGATGCTAAAGATATTCCACCTTATGCTGTTAGCAAAATAGCTGCTGCTACAACCAATGGTTTGGTAGTTAATTATCCAAATCCACAAATTCTTGCTCCCAACAAAGTAGCTAGTAGGGCTGAAGTAGCCGCGATGATTCATCAAGCTTTAGTAAAACGGGGCAAACTAGAGGCAATTTCATCTCCAAGTATAGTGCGATTGCCCAGCGAGCGTCCTCCAGAAATTTCGCGCACTCCAAAGGTTAAATTATCTCCAGGAGGCTCACCTCAACGATAA
- a CDS encoding CAAD domain-containing protein, whose amino-acid sequence MPEPEFTETASKETTVAEINTQTGTITKLQPPAQSQDEWLKYGEQISTFLATLPDYLGSFFNQYKQPLVTVGLIVGSIVGVKVLLAILDALNDIPLVAPTFELIGIGYSAWFVYRYLLKASTRKELTSEITTLKSQVVGKQIPEA is encoded by the coding sequence ATGCCAGAACCAGAATTTACCGAAACCGCATCCAAAGAGACTACAGTGGCAGAGATCAACACCCAAACGGGAACCATCACCAAACTTCAGCCTCCCGCACAGTCTCAAGATGAATGGCTAAAATACGGGGAGCAAATTTCTACCTTTTTAGCAACATTGCCAGACTATCTCGGAAGCTTCTTTAATCAATATAAGCAACCGCTGGTAACAGTTGGTTTAATTGTGGGATCAATTGTTGGAGTTAAAGTCCTCTTGGCAATATTAGATGCTTTGAATGATATTCCCTTAGTAGCGCCTACTTTTGAGTTGATTGGTATTGGTTACTCTGCCTGGTTTGTTTACCGTTATTTACTCAAAGCCTCAACCAGGAAAGAGTTAACTAGTGAAATCACCACTCTTAAATCACAAGTGGTTGGTAAACAAATTCCAGAAGCTTAA